One Spirochaetota bacterium genomic window, ACGCATCATCAATCACGTCATCTGTGTCGGCCATGCTTGTGTAAATGCGGCTTCCAGCCAGTGTTATTATGCCTTCAACCATGAGTGCCGCACCTAACTCTTCCATTACTTTGCGTCGCTGTCCTACCTGCTCAAATATTTTAGGATTGGTTAATTCCATGAGCATAGCAGCACCTGTTTCCATGTGACAAATAGAGCCATGATTAAATACTACAAATGGTAAATCATAGCGTTTAAAAATTTCCTGTAAGCCTTGAGTAAGCTTATCACCAGCTTTACCAGCCTTAATGTGAGCCTGTGTTTCTTCAATTGCTTTTATTGCAAAATATCCAGCCGCGCATGATAAAGGATTGGCAGATAAGGTGCCACCAACCATCGCGCGTTTCTTTAAGCCCTGTATGCCTGCAGCAAACGTTTCCATAATTTCTCTTCTGCCGCCAACTCCACCAGCAGCAGGATATCCACCAGCAACACATTTGCCAAATACTGTTAAATCAGGCTTAACACCAAAATAGCCCTGCGCACCGCCAAGTCCAACTCTGAACGCTGTGACTACTTCATCAAAAATAAGCAGGGTGCCATATTTGTTGCACAGTTCCCTCACTTTTGCATTAAAATCATAATGTACCGGACGAGTACCACTTTCAGGGCCCAGTGGTTCTACTATAACAGCAGCAGTGCCACCCTTTGATTCGTTTTCTTTCAGTAATTTTTCCAATCCATCAATATCGTTTGGATAAAATTCCTGAATGTAGGTATAACAGCCTTCAGGTATGCCATGCGAATCCAGAGTGCCAAGTCCTGGTATTCGCATGGCAAATACCATCTGATCACTCCAGCCGTGATAGGCACCGCCAACCTTGATGATAAACTTTTTATCAGTAAAGCAACGTGCAGCCCGTATTGCTGCCATACATCCTTCGGTTCCACTGGCAAGAGATCGGAATAATTCAACCGAAGGAATGTGTGAGTGTATAAGCTCAGCCAGGAGAAGTTCATATTCATGGAACAAACCGGTTACCGGGCTGCACTCATTAATAACTTCTATAACTTTATCACGTACAGGTTTGTAATTGCTACCAAGTACTGTGGGTCCCCCAGCCTGAAGGAAATCAATGAACTTATTGCCATCAACATCATAGAGATAGGCACCATCTGCTTTTGTTATTGCTAAAGGGAATGGATAATTAAAAGCCAAGTTATGCTGTACACCACCAGGTATTCGTTGTTTGGCTTTTTCTACCATTTGCTTTGATGATGCAAATTTTGTTTCATACTTTTCAAGATATTCATTCATCTTGCTGCGGTTAATCTGATACACCGGTAACTCATTTGCAAGCACTCGAAGCTTTTCAAGAATTTCATTTGAATCAGGCCAGTGTGAAATTGCATATTCCTGTTTCATGATTTTCCTCCTAAAAATTAATAATTAAGTATTTTAAAAAGATCTTTGTTCTTTTCATATAGTTTGGTAAAAACATTGAAATTGCGTGTATACATATCAGTGTACTGCGGTTGTGGCTTAAAAATTTTTCGCACTCCCACCAGACGCTTGGCTTCATTGAATGATGATAAAATTCCTAAACCAACAGCACAAACAACCGTAGCACCAACGGTACCGGCATTAATCTCGTTTTCAATTGCCTCAACCTGCCTGCCGGTTATATCAGCCATAATCTGGCACCACACATCAGATTTTGCACCACCACCAGCAAAACGCAGCACTTTCTGACGGGGTATCTTTTTTTCCATAGCTTCCAGCATCCAGCGTATGTGGTATGCAACGCCTTCAAGTACGCTGCGTATCATCTGTCGTTTACCGGTTGTAAGACTCAGGTTAAAGAACATAGCACGTGCATAGGGGTCCTCACGAGGAGAGCGATTGCCATGTAGCCATGGAGTGAAGAGCACATTGCCAGCACCCGGAGGTGTTTGCATCACAACAGTATTCAAAAAATCATACAACGATTCATATTCCTTGCTTTTATCTGCAATATGGCGAGCTTTAAGATACATGCCAATCTCATCTAATGCTAAGTGATCACGCACCCATTTTAAGCAAGCACCGGCAGTTTCCTGTTCGGCAACATACACATAATGATTGGGGATAGCACCTAAAATTGATGCAATAAAGTTGCCAATATCAACCATGCGTTTATCAACGTTAGATGAAACCCATCCGCTGGTTCCAACATAGATGTTTGTATCATACAGATCAGTACACCCTGAACCAACCAATGTAAGCGGAACATCACCACCGCCGCCAAATACCGGGATGCCTTCAGCAATGCCTAATTCCTTTGCAGCTTTTTTTGTAACAGTACCGATAGTATCTGTTGAATAAAACACCGGTGGCAGGTGATCCATGGTAATACCAAATGTTTTGCACAATCCTTTGTGCCAGCCAAACCTTCCTTTTCGTGTA contains:
- a CDS encoding aminotransferase class III-fold pyridoxal phosphate-dependent enzyme is translated as MKQEYAISHWPDSNEILEKLRVLANELPVYQINRSKMNEYLEKYETKFASSKQMVEKAKQRIPGGVQHNLAFNYPFPLAITKADGAYLYDVDGNKFIDFLQAGGPTVLGSNYKPVRDKVIEVINECSPVTGLFHEYELLLAELIHSHIPSVELFRSLASGTEGCMAAIRAARCFTDKKFIIKVGGAYHGWSDQMVFAMRIPGLGTLDSHGIPEGCYTYIQEFYPNDIDGLEKLLKENESKGGTAAVIVEPLGPESGTRPVHYDFNAKVRELCNKYGTLLIFDEVVTAFRVGLGGAQGYFGVKPDLTVFGKCVAGGYPAAGGVGGRREIMETFAAGIQGLKKRAMVGGTLSANPLSCAAGYFAIKAIEETQAHIKAGKAGDKLTQGLQEIFKRYDLPFVVFNHGSICHMETGAAMLMELTNPKIFEQVGQRRKVMEELGAALMVEGIITLAGSRIYTSMADTDDVIDDALERFDKVFKYFEPVKEK
- a CDS encoding FGGY-family carbohydrate kinase, with product MKPTYILTHDVGTTGNKTCLYKVDNKITLIDSYLVEYPLYMLPDGGVEQKADEWWDAICKATKMVMKKSGIPPAKIAAMAFCAQMQGSVFIDKDGNALRNPMSYLDQRATKQIEKYLYKGIIKIEKWNAFKTIKSLIVTGGLAATPKDPLWKYHWVKDNEPEIFAKAYKWLDVKDYLIFRCTGNVGMTQDSANVTFIYDTRKGRFGWHKGLCKTFGITMDHLPPVFYSTDTIGTVTKKAAKELGIAEGIPVFGGGGDVPLTLVGSGCTDLYDTNIYVGTSGWVSSNVDKRMVDIGNFIASILGAIPNHYVYVAEQETAGACLKWVRDHLALDEIGMYLKARHIADKSKEYESLYDFLNTVVMQTPPGAGNVLFTPWLHGNRSPREDPYARAMFFNLSLTTGKRQMIRSVLEGVAYHIRWMLEAMEKKIPRQKVLRFAGGGAKSDVWCQIMADITGRQVEAIENEINAGTVGATVVCAVGLGILSSFNEAKRLVGVRKIFKPQPQYTDMYTRNFNVFTKLYEKNKDLFKILNY